A single region of the Armatimonadota bacterium genome encodes:
- a CDS encoding galactokinase family protein has product MERLKVSAPGRICLFGEHQDFLGLPVIAAAINLRIWIEGRARNDSTLSIDMPDIGQHDCIELDSEIIYKHKRDYLRSCVNVLRRKGWSLKHGYDCTVYGTIPINAGVSSSSALVIAWLKFLIEAAGLGNKFSPEDLARLGHQAEVLEFGEPGGMMDHFAAALGGVIYVDCKPPFRAERLPVQLSGFVLADSLQKKETLGVLAGSKTDVIDGIAKLKELHPNFDLHKTPLSEVESLIGLLPESSALKVKANLINRDITVKAIKLLQGEFEPRKLGELLTRHHEQLRDGIRVSTPKIDCMLQEALEAGALGGKINGSGGGGCMFVYAPGHEREAAEALEMAGGKAYMITIDQGARVEKASG; this is encoded by the coding sequence ATGGAAAGGCTGAAGGTTTCTGCCCCAGGGCGGATATGTTTGTTCGGAGAACATCAGGATTTCTTGGGACTGCCGGTAATAGCGGCTGCCATTAACCTTAGAATATGGATTGAAGGCAGAGCGCGGAATGATTCAACTCTCAGCATAGACATGCCTGATATTGGCCAGCACGACTGCATCGAACTTGATAGCGAAATAATCTACAAACACAAAAGGGATTACCTTAGATCATGCGTCAATGTTCTTCGCCGCAAGGGATGGAGTCTCAAGCACGGCTATGATTGCACGGTCTATGGCACCATTCCAATTAATGCTGGTGTTTCAAGCTCGTCTGCGCTGGTAATTGCTTGGCTTAAATTCCTTATTGAGGCAGCGGGTTTGGGCAACAAATTTTCGCCTGAGGACCTAGCGCGGCTTGGCCATCAGGCGGAGGTCCTCGAATTTGGCGAGCCCGGCGGGATGATGGACCACTTTGCCGCCGCTTTGGGAGGAGTCATATATGTTGACTGCAAGCCGCCATTTCGCGCGGAGCGGTTGCCGGTGCAGTTGAGCGGTTTTGTGTTGGCAGATTCGCTTCAAAAGAAGGAAACCCTTGGCGTCTTGGCTGGTTCAAAAACCGATGTGATAGATGGAATCGCCAAACTGAAAGAATTGCATCCAAATTTTGACCTCCACAAGACTCCATTGAGCGAGGTTGAAAGCTTAATTGGTCTTCTCCCTGAATCTTCGGCACTTAAGGTGAAGGCGAACTTAATCAATCGAGACATAACAGTTAAGGCGATTAAGCTATTGCAAGGAGAATTCGAACCAAGGAAGCTGGGCGAACTGCTGACAAGGCATCACGAACAATTAAGGGATGGCATTCGTGTTTCAACGCCTAAGATAGACTGCATGCTTCAGGAGGCATTGGAAGCTGGGGCTCTTGGTGGAAAAATAAACGGCTCAGGTGGCGGAGGATGCATGTTTGTGTATGCTCCGGGTCATGAGAGGGAAGCAGCCGAGGCACTAGAAATGGCTGGCGGCAAGGCATATATGATAACTATAGACCAGGGTGCACGAGTAGAGAAAGCATCAGGATAA
- a CDS encoding family 10 glycosylhydrolase, translating into MTASVPSRSVEIRGVWMDRKSIPKTEKGIRELIRSYAKAGINIVYPEVIFNGYSAYPSSYLTQMDLWDGIDMLGILIDEAHKCGIEVHPWVWVFRVGNINDMGGILKRHPDWAAVNKEGKILSERGGYWLCPSHPAVRRLLMRAITELAVKYPVDGIQLDYIRFEYQEPVPTCYCDRCRRKFMEEHGIDPMKIEDFTNQAVIWHMWRENLVNTFVRDVSCELRKTRQNLKVSAAVFPDAKGARLSVLQDWLHWAVNGWVDFLAPMSYTRGAVDFQRTVSKAVESVGFFSFLAPGIGLFFLDRNPEKMIEQISISRDSGVAGVSLFASAYLDEKHLKALAVGPFRKKAGLPFRASLEQVKRIMSEVKRKLKATASSDVLKEASHELGLAKQITDNALFWSKAPEYVEPKPPDIFVPDFVIPIPSIEALRASEAPTIDGKLDDSVWRSAAKAKIEYTLLGKEATQPTIVMLTYDTNNLYVAFQCFEPKLNVVRTKAKERDGLVFQDDSVEIFIGLNSKDYFHFVVNAEGICYDAKGYDASWNADWSAAAGRESNGWIVEVSVPFSSLGKTPVSGESWRANFCRNRVLVYSEVETTCWSPTYGSLHTPKRFGEIRFQQ; encoded by the coding sequence ATGACTGCGTCGGTGCCTTCGCGGTCAGTTGAGATACGCGGCGTGTGGATGGATAGAAAGAGCATCCCCAAGACCGAGAAGGGCATTCGCGAGTTAATCCGAAGCTATGCGAAAGCTGGCATTAATATTGTCTATCCCGAAGTTATTTTTAATGGCTACTCTGCTTATCCAAGCTCATATCTCACACAAATGGATTTGTGGGACGGCATAGATATGCTTGGCATTTTGATTGACGAGGCTCACAAATGTGGAATTGAGGTGCATCCTTGGGTTTGGGTATTCAGAGTTGGCAACATAAACGACATGGGAGGAATATTAAAGCGCCATCCTGATTGGGCCGCGGTGAATAAAGAAGGAAAGATTCTATCCGAAAGAGGAGGTTATTGGCTGTGCCCCTCGCATCCTGCTGTCCGCCGGCTGCTTATGCGAGCAATCACGGAGCTAGCGGTGAAGTATCCAGTTGATGGAATCCAGCTCGACTACATTCGGTTTGAATACCAAGAACCAGTGCCAACTTGCTACTGCGACCGCTGTCGAAGAAAGTTTATGGAAGAACATGGTATTGACCCAATGAAAATAGAGGACTTCACCAATCAGGCAGTTATCTGGCATATGTGGCGCGAAAACCTTGTGAATACTTTTGTTCGCGATGTAAGCTGTGAATTAAGAAAGACCAGGCAGAATCTCAAAGTTTCGGCGGCGGTTTTCCCCGACGCAAAAGGAGCACGTTTGAGCGTGCTTCAAGATTGGCTGCATTGGGCTGTGAATGGGTGGGTAGACTTCTTGGCACCCATGAGCTACACCCGCGGTGCAGTGGATTTTCAGAGGACCGTATCCAAAGCGGTGGAGTCAGTAGGCTTCTTTTCGTTTCTTGCGCCGGGCATTGGGCTCTTTTTTCTTGATAGGAATCCTGAAAAAATGATTGAACAGATAAGCATATCTAGAGATTCCGGAGTTGCTGGAGTAAGCCTCTTTGCATCGGCGTATCTTGACGAAAAGCATTTGAAAGCACTGGCTGTTGGGCCATTTAGGAAAAAGGCTGGGCTTCCGTTTCGTGCTTCATTGGAACAAGTTAAGCGCATCATGTCGGAAGTAAAAAGGAAGCTTAAAGCAACGGCTTCCTCCGATGTGCTGAAGGAGGCTTCGCATGAGCTTGGGCTTGCAAAGCAGATAACCGATAATGCGTTGTTCTGGAGTAAAGCTCCTGAGTATGTAGAACCCAAGCCGCCAGATATATTTGTTCCAGATTTTGTTATACCGATTCCGTCTATTGAAGCTCTAAGGGCGTCGGAAGCGCCGACAATTGATGGGAAGTTGGATGATTCAGTTTGGCGCTCGGCGGCAAAAGCTAAGATAGAATATACTTTATTAGGCAAGGAAGCTACCCAGCCTACGATAGTAATGTTGACGTACGACACTAATAATTTGTATGTAGCTTTTCAGTGTTTCGAGCCAAAGTTAAACGTAGTGCGCACGAAAGCAAAAGAGCGAGATGGACTGGTATTCCAAGACGACTCGGTGGAAATCTTCATTGGGTTGAATTCAAAAGATTATTTTCACTTTGTGGTGAATGCCGAAGGAATTTGCTACGATGCAAAAGGTTATGATGCGTCATGGAACGCTGATTGGAGTGCCGCGGCAGGAAGAGAAAGCAATGGCTGGATTGTTGAGGTATCGGTTCCATTTAGTTCATTGGGCAAAACGCCGGTTAGCGGCGAATCGTGGCGGGCAAACTTTTGCCGCAATCGCGTGCTTGTATACAGCGAAGTTGAAACTACTTGTTGGTCGCCGACATATGGTTCGCTCCATACTCCGAAGCGATTCGGAGAAATTCGATTTCAACAGTAG
- the csx15 gene encoding CRISPR-associated protein Csx15, which translates to MIILNFSHPLTSEHLAQIEKLTGRKINKVMDIESHINTSLPLHPQIVSIIDSIPLTPTEWQTEQLLINPPSLNYSAVVLTAELHGRMGYFPTILRLRPVPNATPTVFEVAEVLNLNEVRNTARSRSMHIGESTCKP; encoded by the coding sequence ATGATTATTTTAAATTTCTCTCACCCGCTCACAAGCGAACATCTTGCCCAAATCGAAAAGCTGACGGGGCGAAAGATTAATAAGGTGATGGATATTGAAAGTCATATAAACACTTCACTGCCGCTCCATCCGCAGATAGTTTCTATCATAGACAGCATCCCGCTGACGCCAACAGAGTGGCAAACGGAGCAATTGCTAATCAATCCGCCGTCGCTCAACTACAGCGCGGTTGTGCTGACAGCCGAACTGCACGGCCGAATGGGCTATTTCCCGACAATCTTGCGCTTGCGGCCCGTTCCAAACGCAACTCCGACGGTTTTCGAAGTAGCGGAGGTTCTCAATTTGAACGAAGTTAGAAACACAGCTCGCTCTAGAAGCATGCATATTGGTGAATCTACATGCAAACCCTAG
- a CDS encoding DUF1887 family CARF protein, translated as MKTLVELVGEQPTPNLIVVKYLQPREVILIVTENKAVKEVAERLEKVIKENSKGANSPCLKFLEMPDAYNIPDILQKLEAYIKDNKINKENLIFNITGGTKPMSIAAWSLAGKLGIECVYLQSEGGKSLLHTCRFPEGKLQPVQESPREIPSKITLDEYIKSHFGDYTAKEPENPAEISIVNALAENVCELMTSIRPKTHNVEIDLMFRYGNQVGIAEVKTGGKARGKDPIDQLSTLSDTRLSGAYIKKFLFLSEEQEENNKRLAENLRIKTVVLKSLAQEGSNELSEDDKQLLINEVTSTFHRGDA; from the coding sequence ATGAAAACATTAGTTGAACTTGTTGGCGAACAGCCGACTCCAAATCTGATTGTTGTGAAATATCTTCAACCTCGTGAAGTTATTCTTATAGTTACAGAAAATAAAGCTGTAAAAGAGGTTGCAGAAAGGCTGGAAAAAGTAATAAAAGAAAATTCAAAGGGGGCAAATAGTCCGTGCCTAAAATTTCTTGAAATGCCAGATGCCTATAATATCCCGGATATTCTCCAAAAATTGGAAGCCTATATTAAAGATAATAAAATTAACAAGGAAAACCTAATTTTCAATATTACCGGCGGAACAAAACCTATGTCTATTGCCGCTTGGTCTCTTGCGGGTAAGCTAGGCATTGAATGCGTATATCTTCAAAGCGAGGGTGGCAAAAGCCTACTGCATACCTGTCGTTTCCCAGAAGGTAAACTTCAGCCGGTGCAAGAAAGCCCACGTGAGATTCCCTCAAAAATAACTCTTGATGAGTACATTAAGTCACATTTTGGAGATTATACAGCAAAAGAGCCAGAAAACCCGGCTGAGATAAGTATCGTCAATGCTCTTGCAGAGAATGTATGCGAGTTGATGACAAGTATAAGGCCAAAGACTCATAATGTGGAAATCGATCTAATGTTTAGATATGGTAACCAGGTTGGGATTGCAGAGGTAAAAACTGGTGGGAAAGCAAGGGGAAAGGATCCCATCGACCAGTTAAGTACCCTATCCGATACGCGCTTATCAGGCGCTTATATAAAGAAATTTCTTTTCCTAAGCGAAGAACAAGAAGAGAATAACAAAAGGCTTGCGGAAAACCTCCGCATTAAAACGGTGGTGCTAAAAAGCTTGGCACAGGAAGGCTCCAATGAACTGTCAGAAGACGACAAGCAGCTGTTAATAAACGAAGTGACTAGTACCTTCCACAGGGGTGACGCATGA
- the cmr6 gene encoding type III-B CRISPR module RAMP protein Cmr6, with protein MGNNICIPIPKQSVDAYKKHKDKQYQNPGLIFDRFIRYLGTESKDEKSSRGNKKEELEKVREAAEKIDDELLKAWNARWEASVRSAGAVSFEMKTHWRFVTGLGRKGPLEIGFTFHRYGFPILPGSSVKGIARAYASQFEGKNENDEDFRTIFGCAPQGGEDETDALCGGAIFFDAIPSREPKLDIDIMNPHFPEYYQGKKAPTDCQNPVPIYFLTVAPGTEFRFAVGWRGTLDEKTEKLLNKAVEWLKCGLMELGAGAKTSAGYGYFIETHPTQDASKSTAAASAQRTPAESDENALVERILNISLPQIKSTIKNYFDKWDRLPDGPGKLKVARALKDQMEKASILKDKKWSGKDWVLKVREYLEAHENSEDVG; from the coding sequence ATGGGCAATAATATCTGTATCCCAATCCCAAAGCAGAGCGTTGATGCTTACAAAAAACATAAGGACAAACAGTATCAAAACCCGGGGCTTATATTCGACCGTTTCATCCGGTATTTAGGAACGGAATCGAAAGACGAAAAGTCATCCCGCGGCAATAAAAAGGAGGAGCTTGAAAAGGTTCGCGAGGCTGCCGAGAAGATTGATGATGAATTGCTAAAAGCTTGGAATGCGCGTTGGGAAGCCTCAGTGCGTTCTGCTGGAGCTGTTTCGTTCGAAATGAAAACCCACTGGCGTTTTGTGACAGGCTTGGGGCGAAAAGGTCCTTTGGAAATCGGCTTTACTTTCCACAGATATGGCTTCCCAATTCTACCTGGGAGTAGTGTTAAGGGCATCGCCCGAGCATATGCTTCTCAGTTTGAAGGCAAGAATGAAAATGATGAGGATTTCCGAACCATATTCGGCTGTGCTCCGCAAGGCGGGGAGGACGAAACTGACGCACTTTGTGGTGGGGCAATCTTCTTTGATGCAATCCCTTCACGCGAGCCTAAATTGGATATTGATATCATGAACCCGCATTTTCCTGAGTACTACCAGGGAAAAAAGGCGCCAACCGATTGTCAGAATCCGGTTCCGATATATTTTCTTACAGTCGCGCCTGGGACGGAGTTCCGCTTTGCCGTCGGTTGGCGAGGAACGCTGGATGAAAAAACAGAGAAGCTCCTAAACAAAGCCGTGGAGTGGCTTAAATGCGGGTTAATGGAGCTTGGCGCCGGTGCGAAAACCAGCGCTGGCTATGGCTATTTCATTGAAACCCATCCTACTCAGGACGCTTCGAAGAGTACTGCTGCCGCTTCTGCACAGAGAACCCCAGCGGAATCTGATGAAAACGCTCTCGTAGAAAGAATCCTCAATATCTCGCTCCCGCAAATAAAGAGCACAATAAAAAACTATTTCGATAAGTGGGACCGACTCCCAGATGGTCCTGGGAAATTAAAGGTGGCAAGAGCTTTGAAAGACCAAATGGAAAAAGCTAGCATATTAAAAGATAAGAAGTGGTCTGGTAAAGACTGGGTGCTCAAGGTGCGAGAATACCTTGAAGCACATGAGAACTCAGAGGACGTGGGATAA